In Streptomyces violaceusniger Tu 4113, one DNA window encodes the following:
- a CDS encoding SH3 domain-containing protein translates to MKIQRKASMVVLAATLMLGGSVALAPTASAVGSSACQFNSPDVNFKVSTSGARFRTGPGKRYRAIGTLYRGDSFRYFCRTRGFEKSWSYGKILRRTTTGIRPGTRGWVYSKYLD, encoded by the coding sequence GTGAAGATCCAACGTAAAGCCTCGATGGTCGTGCTCGCGGCGACGCTGATGCTGGGCGGTTCCGTGGCCCTGGCGCCGACGGCGTCGGCGGTGGGGTCATCGGCGTGTCAGTTCAATTCCCCGGATGTCAATTTCAAGGTCTCCACCAGTGGGGCGAGATTCCGTACCGGACCGGGAAAGCGGTACCGCGCTATAGGGACGCTTTACCGGGGGGATTCCTTCCGGTACTTCTGCCGCACCCGGGGCTTTGAGAAGAGCTGGTCCTACGGAAAGATCCTCAGGCGGACGACGACCGGAATCCGGCCCGGGACCAGAGGCTGGGTGTACAGCAAGTACCTCGACTAG
- a CDS encoding lactate 2-monooxygenase yields the protein MIGGDITDPEPGRDWAAFQYEIYLNGMTGVVPRLPADLTRLEELAEARLGPGPVGYVAGSAGNGSTERANRAALDRHRIVPRMLRDVRRRKLSVELLGTRLPAPLALAPIGVLSIMHPDAECAAARAAAAQGVPFILSSASSTPMERVAEAMGDGERWFQLYWGKDREVTRSFLDRARTCGFTALVVTLDTPLLAWRPRDLDQAYLPFLRGVGTANYFTDPAFRAGLAKPVHEDRDAAVLHFVQMFGDPGKTWEDLAFLREQWDGPIVLKGVLHPDDARRAEEAGMDGVVVSNHGGRQVGGSIGAADALPGVVAAVGDRLAVLFDSGVRTGDDVFKALALGARAVLLGRPYAYGLGLDGQPGVEHVIRSLLAEFELTMALSGHADAAGLTPDALG from the coding sequence ATGATCGGCGGCGACATCACGGATCCGGAACCCGGCAGGGACTGGGCGGCATTTCAGTACGAGATCTATCTGAACGGGATGACCGGCGTCGTTCCCCGGCTGCCCGCCGATCTGACCCGGCTCGAGGAGCTGGCCGAGGCCCGGCTGGGGCCCGGGCCGGTGGGCTATGTCGCGGGCAGCGCGGGCAACGGCAGCACCGAGCGGGCCAACCGAGCGGCGCTGGACCGGCATCGGATTGTGCCGCGGATGCTCCGTGACGTACGGCGGCGGAAGCTGTCGGTCGAGCTGCTGGGCACCCGGCTGCCCGCGCCGCTCGCGCTCGCGCCGATCGGCGTGCTGTCGATCATGCACCCGGACGCCGAGTGCGCGGCGGCGCGGGCCGCCGCGGCGCAGGGCGTGCCGTTCATCCTGTCCTCCGCGTCCAGTACGCCGATGGAGCGGGTGGCGGAGGCGATGGGGGACGGTGAGCGGTGGTTCCAGCTCTACTGGGGCAAGGACCGCGAGGTCACCAGGAGCTTTCTGGACCGGGCGAGGACGTGTGGTTTCACCGCCCTTGTGGTGACCCTCGACACCCCGCTGCTGGCCTGGCGGCCGCGCGATCTCGACCAGGCGTATCTGCCGTTCCTGCGCGGTGTGGGAACCGCCAACTACTTCACCGATCCGGCGTTCCGGGCCGGGCTCGCCAAACCGGTCCACGAGGACCGGGACGCCGCGGTACTGCACTTTGTGCAGATGTTCGGCGACCCCGGGAAGACCTGGGAGGACCTGGCGTTTCTGCGTGAGCAGTGGGACGGACCGATCGTGCTGAAGGGGGTGCTGCACCCCGACGACGCCCGGCGTGCGGAGGAGGCGGGGATGGACGGCGTCGTGGTGTCCAACCACGGAGGCCGCCAGGTGGGCGGCTCCATCGGGGCGGCCGACGCGCTGCCGGGGGTGGTGGCGGCGGTCGGCGACCGGCTGGCGGTGCTCTTCGACAGCGGGGTGCGCACCGGTGACGATGTGTTCAAGGCGCTCGCCCTCGGCGCCCGCGCGGTGCTGCTGGGGCGGCCGTACGCGTATGGGCTGGGGCTGGACGGGCAGCCGGGGGTGGAGCATGTGATCCGCTCCCTGCTGGCCGAGTTCGAGCTGACGATGGCGCTGTCGGGGCATGCGGATGCGGCGGGGCTCACGCCGGACGCACTCGGCTGA